The following proteins are co-located in the Streptomyces sp. NBC_00435 genome:
- the purU gene encoding formyltetrahydrofolate deformylase, with protein sequence MSDDPQPQPQAPQQYVLTLSCPDKQGIVHAVSSYLFMTGCNIEDSQQFGDRDTGLFFMRVHFEADAPVTVEKLRASFAAIGDSFRMDWQIHRSDERMRIVLMVSKFGHCLNDLLFRHRIGALPVEIAAVVSNHTDFEELVGSYGVPFVHIPVTKDTKAASEARLLELVRSEGVELVVLARYMQVLSDHLCKELSGRIINIHHSFLPSFKGAKPYHQAHARGVKLIGATAHYVTADLDEGPIIEQEVERVGHEVTPDQLVAIGRDVECQALARAVKWHSEHRVLLNGTRTVVFA encoded by the coding sequence ATGAGCGATGACCCGCAGCCGCAGCCCCAGGCCCCGCAGCAGTACGTACTGACCCTCTCCTGCCCCGACAAGCAGGGCATCGTGCACGCGGTGTCCAGCTACCTGTTCATGACCGGGTGCAACATCGAGGACAGCCAGCAGTTCGGCGACCGTGACACCGGCCTGTTCTTCATGCGGGTCCACTTCGAGGCGGACGCACCGGTCACCGTGGAGAAACTGCGGGCCAGCTTCGCCGCGATCGGCGATTCCTTCCGGATGGACTGGCAGATCCACCGCTCCGACGAGCGCATGCGGATCGTGCTCATGGTCTCGAAGTTCGGGCATTGCCTCAACGACCTGCTGTTCCGCCACCGGATCGGCGCGCTGCCGGTGGAGATCGCGGCCGTGGTCTCGAACCACACCGACTTCGAGGAGCTGGTCGGCTCGTACGGGGTCCCGTTCGTGCACATCCCGGTGACCAAGGACACGAAGGCGGCGTCCGAGGCGCGGCTGCTGGAACTGGTGCGCTCCGAAGGCGTCGAGCTCGTCGTCCTCGCCCGCTACATGCAGGTGCTGTCGGACCACCTGTGCAAGGAGCTGAGCGGGCGGATCATCAACATCCACCACTCGTTCCTGCCGAGCTTCAAGGGCGCGAAGCCGTACCACCAGGCGCACGCGCGCGGCGTGAAGCTGATCGGCGCGACCGCGCACTACGTGACGGCGGACCTCGACGAGGGCCCGATCATCGAGCAGGAGGTCGAGCGGGTGGGCCACGAGGTCACCCCGGACCAGTTGGTGGCGATCGGCCGGGACGTCGAGTGCCAGGCGCTGGCCCGCGCGGTGAAGTGGCACAGCGAGCACCGCGTGCTCCTGAACGGCACCCGCACGGTCGTCTTCGCGTAG
- a CDS encoding SCO4402 family protein, which translates to MGGMPLNDMPWWRWRSNVRSALHMLSDPVFQEDTWLAGAGGYGDVTDAVYRLVEDTWLDSWSAEKYVGTVFRDSQEAAVVDLAVLRVLRIMHQIGPDAPVSGYLEHHAWPEAVRAAREAHVRLATADGEDPDERPASLDVLRILTRAV; encoded by the coding sequence ATGGGCGGCATGCCCCTCAACGACATGCCGTGGTGGCGCTGGCGCAGCAACGTGCGCTCGGCGCTGCACATGCTTTCCGACCCCGTGTTCCAGGAAGACACCTGGCTGGCCGGCGCCGGGGGGTACGGGGACGTCACCGACGCCGTGTACCGGCTCGTCGAGGACACCTGGCTCGACAGCTGGTCCGCGGAGAAGTACGTCGGTACGGTCTTCCGGGACTCGCAGGAGGCGGCGGTGGTGGACCTCGCCGTGCTGCGCGTGCTCCGGATCATGCACCAGATCGGCCCCGACGCCCCCGTCTCCGGCTACCTGGAGCACCACGCCTGGCCGGAGGCCGTACGGGCCGCGCGCGAGGCCCACGTACGGCTGGCGACTGCGGACGGGGAGGACCCGGACGAGCGGCCGGCGTCCCTGGACGTGTTGAGGATCCTCACCCGCGCCGTGTGA
- a CDS encoding ABC transporter substrate-binding protein, translating to MTTRRRAATLSRTLLARTAATALGACLVAGCGVLPGGSGGSGGTDTLTVMTFAPQDSNATNMPGMPGVAKAYERWINAKGGINGHKLRVLTCNEHNTPTGAADCARKAIAEKAVAVIGSYSQHGRAFMAPLEAEGIPFIGGYGVSSEEFQSPLSYPVNGGQPVLLAGAGHQLGRACAKVALVRPDTLAGDALPLQLNAGLKANQMGEASDIRAAEDSSDLSAQAREALADSSPGAPVKGGVSSAKDGKDGKEKGCVAAVLGARTETFFDAFRRADAQNRKPQISSVLGSVSQSLVDRTGGKESPFEGAYVTSWYPVGTDPLWAPMRRVISEYAFGDNAVDPDDSGAQTTWIAYTVFNETVKRFKSGEQITARGLSRKLNQSEPVKTGGLTPDLSWRYQDMRAVAGFPRIVNGRVTFQIVEQGRLVAQQGEQSLDMTKTLEQAPRA from the coding sequence ATGACCACCCGGCGACGCGCAGCAACCCTCTCCCGCACCCTCCTGGCCAGGACCGCGGCCACGGCACTGGGCGCGTGTCTCGTCGCCGGCTGCGGGGTGCTCCCCGGAGGCTCGGGGGGCTCCGGGGGCACCGACACCCTCACGGTCATGACCTTCGCGCCGCAGGACTCCAACGCGACCAACATGCCCGGCATGCCGGGTGTGGCCAAGGCCTACGAGCGCTGGATCAACGCCAAGGGCGGCATCAACGGCCACAAGCTGCGCGTCCTGACCTGCAACGAGCACAACACGCCCACCGGCGCCGCCGACTGCGCCCGCAAGGCGATCGCCGAGAAGGCCGTCGCCGTCATCGGCTCCTACAGCCAGCACGGACGGGCCTTCATGGCCCCGCTGGAGGCCGAGGGCATCCCGTTCATCGGCGGGTACGGGGTCTCCTCCGAGGAGTTCCAGTCCCCGCTCTCCTACCCCGTCAACGGCGGCCAGCCCGTCCTCCTCGCCGGGGCCGGCCATCAGCTGGGCCGCGCCTGCGCCAAGGTCGCCCTGGTCCGCCCGGACACCCTGGCGGGCGACGCCCTGCCCCTCCAGCTCAACGCGGGCCTGAAGGCCAACCAGATGGGCGAGGCCAGCGACATCCGGGCCGCCGAGGACTCCTCGGACCTCTCCGCGCAGGCCCGCGAGGCACTGGCCGACTCCAGCCCCGGTGCTCCGGTGAAGGGCGGCGTCTCCTCGGCGAAGGACGGCAAGGACGGGAAGGAGAAGGGCTGCGTGGCCGCCGTGCTCGGCGCGCGCACCGAGACCTTCTTCGACGCCTTCCGCCGGGCCGACGCCCAGAACCGCAAACCGCAGATCTCCTCGGTGCTGGGCTCGGTCAGCCAGTCCCTCGTGGACCGCACCGGCGGCAAGGAGAGCCCCTTCGAGGGCGCGTACGTCACCAGCTGGTACCCGGTGGGCACCGATCCCCTCTGGGCGCCGATGCGCCGGGTGATCTCCGAGTACGCCTTCGGCGACAACGCGGTGGACCCCGACGACAGCGGGGCCCAGACCACGTGGATCGCGTACACGGTCTTCAACGAGACCGTGAAGCGGTTCAAGAGCGGCGAGCAGATCACGGCGCGCGGTCTCTCGCGCAAGCTCAACCAGTCCGAGCCCGTCAAGACCGGCGGCCTGACCCCCGACCTCAGCTGGCGCTACCAGGACATGCGGGCCGTCGCCGGATTCCCCCGCATCGTCAACGGCCGGGTCACCTTCCAGATCGTCGAGCAGGGCCGCCTCGTGGCCCAGCAGGGCGAGCAGTCCCTGGACATGACCAAGACCCTGGAGCAGGCCCCGCGGGCCTGA
- a CDS encoding transcriptional regulator gives MAARPLVARQPNERLQALIQEAGCSNAGLARRVNMCGAEHGLDLRYDKTSVARWLRGQQPRGRAPGIIAEALGRKLGRTVTIDEIGMANGKNLASGVGLQFSPTVIGAIEQVCELWRSDVGRRDFLSGSSVASSALVEPSRDWLITGADAQVARSGGARVGMSDVEAVQATTEALKELDHRFGSGHVRPVVVHYLNSVVSGLIGGSYREPVGRALFAAVARLTELAGYMAVDTGQPGLAQRYYIQALRLAQAAGDRAYGGYVLAASMSHLAAELGNPREIAQLARAAQEGTRGQVTPRVEAMFYAAEARGHALLGDARATAVLSSRAVTALERAEPESGDDPVWIRHFDQAYLADELAHCHRDLGQADAAVKRAEEALRDLPAGKARRRAIGLLLLAAARVQQREVEAACQTAAQAADLLSGIRSNRGAVYLEDFRTRIDPYREEPAVREFAARLEPAS, from the coding sequence ATGGCAGCCAGGCCTCTCGTCGCCCGCCAGCCGAACGAACGGCTGCAGGCGCTCATCCAGGAAGCCGGGTGCTCCAATGCCGGGCTCGCCCGGCGCGTCAACATGTGCGGGGCCGAGCACGGTCTCGACCTCCGCTACGACAAGACCTCCGTGGCCCGCTGGCTGCGCGGGCAGCAGCCGCGCGGTCGGGCCCCGGGAATCATCGCCGAGGCGCTCGGACGCAAACTCGGCCGGACCGTCACCATCGACGAGATCGGCATGGCCAACGGCAAGAACCTCGCCTCCGGTGTGGGCCTGCAGTTCTCCCCGACCGTCATCGGCGCCATCGAGCAGGTCTGCGAGCTGTGGCGCAGCGACGTGGGGCGGCGCGACTTCCTGTCCGGATCGAGCGTGGCCTCCTCCGCGCTGGTCGAGCCGAGCCGGGACTGGCTGATCACCGGGGCCGACGCGCAGGTGGCGCGCAGCGGGGGCGCCCGGGTGGGGATGTCCGACGTGGAGGCGGTGCAGGCGACCACGGAGGCGCTGAAGGAGCTCGACCACCGCTTCGGCAGCGGCCACGTACGGCCGGTGGTCGTGCACTACCTCAACTCGGTGGTCTCCGGCCTGATCGGCGGCTCCTACCGGGAGCCGGTCGGCCGGGCGCTGTTCGCGGCGGTCGCCCGGCTGACGGAGCTGGCCGGCTACATGGCGGTGGACACGGGCCAGCCGGGCCTGGCCCAGCGCTACTACATCCAGGCGCTGCGCCTCGCCCAGGCGGCGGGCGACAGGGCGTACGGGGGGTACGTGCTGGCGGCGTCCATGAGCCACCTCGCGGCCGAACTGGGCAATCCCCGGGAGATCGCGCAGTTGGCCAGAGCCGCGCAGGAGGGCACCCGGGGACAGGTCACGCCCCGGGTGGAGGCGATGTTCTACGCGGCGGAGGCGCGCGGGCACGCGCTGCTGGGCGACGCCCGGGCCACGGCGGTGCTGTCCTCGCGTGCGGTGACCGCGCTGGAACGGGCGGAGCCGGAGTCCGGTGACGACCCGGTGTGGATCCGGCACTTCGACCAGGCCTACCTGGCGGACGAACTGGCGCACTGCCACCGCGACCTGGGTCAGGCCGACGCGGCGGTGAAACGGGCGGAGGAGGCCCTGCGCGACCTCCCGGCGGGTAAGGCGCGGCGCCGGGCGATCGGGCTGCTGCTGCTGGCGGCGGCGCGGGTGCAGCAGCGGGAGGTGGAGGCCGCCTGCCAGACGGCTGCGCAGGCGGCGGACCTGCTCTCGGGGATCCGGTCGAACCGGGGCGCGGTCTATCTGGAGGACTTCCGCACCCGTATCGACCCGTACCGGGAGGAACCGGCGGTCCGGGAGTTCGCGGCGCGCCTGGAACCGGCGTCCTGA
- a CDS encoding bifunctional DNA primase/polymerase gives MEETIGVTETAPIPMQRSEPLLDHAVRYTEERHWDVFAGTWLESGDGRERCSCGAADCPAPGAHATVKDWAPLASGSAVQVRRLWGKNPKAAILLPTGRTFDALDVPDAAGFLALARLQRMQRTLGPVIANPAGRMLFFVLPGAGAKVPDLLRKIGWQPSQLDLAARGEGEYVAAPPTRIGGRGSVQWAQPPTAANRWLPDVEELIDALAYACGREAAAERARRTP, from the coding sequence GTGGAAGAGACCATCGGAGTCACGGAGACCGCGCCCATCCCCATGCAACGCAGCGAGCCGCTGCTGGACCATGCCGTGCGGTACACGGAAGAACGGCACTGGGACGTCTTCGCCGGTACCTGGCTGGAGTCCGGGGACGGGCGGGAGCGGTGCTCGTGCGGGGCCGCGGACTGCCCGGCACCGGGCGCGCACGCGACGGTGAAGGACTGGGCACCCCTGGCCTCGGGCAGCGCCGTGCAGGTCCGCCGGCTCTGGGGCAAGAACCCGAAGGCCGCCATCCTGCTGCCCACCGGCCGGACCTTCGACGCCCTCGACGTCCCGGACGCGGCCGGTTTCCTGGCGCTGGCACGGCTCCAGCGCATGCAGCGCACCCTCGGGCCGGTGATCGCCAACCCGGCCGGCCGGATGCTGTTCTTCGTCCTGCCCGGCGCCGGGGCGAAGGTGCCCGACCTGCTGCGCAAGATCGGCTGGCAGCCCTCCCAGCTCGACCTGGCCGCCCGCGGCGAGGGCGAGTACGTGGCCGCGCCGCCGACCCGCATCGGCGGACGCGGCTCGGTGCAGTGGGCTCAGCCGCCGACGGCCGCGAACCGGTGGCTGCCGGACGTCGAGGAGCTCATCGACGCACTGGCGTACGCGTGCGGCCGCGAGGCGGCGGCGGAGCGGGCCCGGCGCACCCCCTGA
- a CDS encoding ABC transporter ATP-binding protein: protein MPDQGVATGGTDGTGGGARPAPSTAAAVRVEGLWKRFGEQVAVAGIDLELPAGQFIGLVGPNGAGKTTTLSMVTGLLRPDMGRVVVAGHDVWADPVEVKSRIGVLPEGLRLFERLSGRELLGYMGRLRGLPGRETDSRATQLLEVLDLAGSQNKLIVDYSTGMRKKIGLAAALLHNPEVLFLDEPFEGVDPVSAQTIRGVLERYTSSGATVVFSSHVMELVESLCDWVAVMAAGRIRAAGPLADVRGSAPSLQAAFLELVGAQGRATGESLDWLGGGASANGGNKGTGAGAGAGVR from the coding sequence ATGCCGGACCAGGGCGTTGCGACGGGCGGGACGGACGGAACGGGTGGCGGTGCGCGACCCGCGCCGTCCACCGCGGCCGCTGTGCGGGTCGAGGGTTTGTGGAAGCGGTTCGGCGAGCAGGTGGCCGTGGCCGGGATCGACCTGGAACTGCCCGCGGGGCAGTTCATCGGCCTGGTCGGGCCGAACGGCGCGGGCAAGACGACGACGCTGTCGATGGTGACCGGGCTGCTGCGACCGGACATGGGCCGGGTGGTCGTAGCCGGGCACGACGTGTGGGCGGACCCGGTCGAGGTGAAGTCCCGGATCGGTGTGCTGCCGGAGGGCCTGCGGCTCTTCGAGCGGCTTTCGGGCCGCGAACTGCTCGGCTACATGGGCCGGTTGCGGGGGCTGCCGGGCCGCGAGACGGACAGCCGGGCCACGCAGCTGCTGGAGGTCCTGGACCTGGCCGGTTCGCAGAACAAACTGATCGTCGATTACTCGACCGGCATGCGGAAGAAGATCGGCCTCGCCGCCGCCCTGCTGCACAACCCCGAAGTCCTCTTCCTGGACGAGCCGTTCGAGGGCGTGGACCCGGTGTCCGCGCAGACCATCCGCGGCGTGCTGGAGCGTTACACCTCCTCCGGCGCCACGGTCGTCTTCTCCTCCCACGTCATGGAACTCGTCGAGTCGCTGTGCGACTGGGTGGCCGTCATGGCCGCCGGCCGGATCCGGGCCGCGGGCCCGCTGGCCGACGTACGGGGCTCCGCGCCCTCGCTGCAGGCCGCGTTCCTCGAGCTGGTCGGGGCGCAGGGCCGGGCCACGGGCGAGTCGCTGGACTGGCTCGGTGGCGGCGCGTCCGCGAACGGCGGGAACAAGGGCACCGGGGCCGGAGCCGGGGCGGGCGTCCGATGA
- a CDS encoding transporter: MSTSAPAAAPVSAAASAAAAGSVSITPIFVRLKLSLLRNGLKGSSKRKFAYFGALAAALVVAFFATLGLALLRGHAHASAVVVLLAAVLALCWTFVPLFFPTGDETLDPSRLVMLPLRPRPLVRALLASSLVGVGPLFTLCLAAGSAIAVARGAAGAVAAVLAVPLLLLGCVALARAVATANVRLLTSRKGRDLALLSGLLIAVGAQVANLAGQRLFQTGGLEKLEPAAEVVRWLPPATAIGMVDSASEGSYGLAAVQLVITVAALGLLLWFWERSLTKLMVTPDGSTIAAAKQKKERAGGADGGARGVWSLLPDDRTGAAVQRSLRYIVRDPKTKAAWVSALAVGLIVPAANALQGQGSVYLACFASGMLGVQMYNQFGQDTSAFWMVAQTLSSTRDAFVELRARALALALVTVPYTAVVAAVTAALVGDWSGFPGALGMALALLGSMLCTGALASARFPYSIPTDGAFKNVAPGQGALAWMGIFGGLFASALICAPVIVLAIYFSTTDQQSLAWILLPLGIAWGTLAAWAGLRFAAPTVARRIPEILLAVSKG, encoded by the coding sequence ATGAGTACGTCCGCACCCGCCGCCGCGCCGGTCTCCGCCGCCGCCTCCGCCGCGGCCGCCGGATCCGTCTCGATCACCCCGATCTTCGTCCGCCTCAAGCTTTCCCTCCTGCGCAACGGCCTCAAGGGCTCCTCGAAGCGCAAGTTCGCCTACTTCGGCGCCCTGGCCGCCGCCCTCGTCGTCGCCTTCTTCGCCACGCTGGGCCTCGCCCTGCTGCGCGGGCACGCGCACGCGAGCGCGGTCGTCGTCCTGCTGGCGGCGGTCCTCGCCCTGTGCTGGACCTTCGTACCGCTGTTCTTCCCCACGGGCGACGAGACCCTCGACCCGAGCCGGCTGGTCATGCTGCCGCTGCGCCCGCGTCCGCTCGTACGGGCCCTGCTGGCCTCCTCCCTCGTCGGAGTCGGGCCGCTGTTCACGCTCTGCCTGGCTGCCGGCTCGGCGATCGCCGTCGCCCGGGGTGCGGCGGGCGCGGTGGCCGCCGTCCTGGCGGTCCCGCTGCTGCTGCTCGGCTGCGTGGCCCTCGCCCGGGCGGTGGCAACGGCCAACGTACGGCTGCTGACCAGCCGCAAGGGGCGCGACCTCGCGCTGCTCAGCGGCCTGCTGATCGCGGTGGGCGCGCAGGTGGCGAACCTCGCCGGCCAGCGACTGTTCCAGACCGGCGGCCTGGAGAAGCTGGAGCCGGCCGCGGAGGTCGTGCGCTGGCTGCCGCCCGCGACGGCGATCGGGATGGTGGACTCCGCGAGCGAGGGCTCGTACGGCCTCGCGGCCGTCCAGCTGGTCATCACGGTCGCCGCCCTGGGACTGCTGCTCTGGTTCTGGGAGCGCAGCCTGACCAAGCTCATGGTCACCCCGGACGGCTCGACGATCGCGGCGGCCAAGCAGAAGAAGGAGCGGGCGGGGGGAGCGGACGGCGGCGCCCGCGGGGTGTGGTCGCTGCTGCCGGACGACCGCACGGGCGCGGCGGTGCAGCGCTCGCTGCGCTACATCGTGCGTGACCCCAAGACCAAGGCGGCGTGGGTGTCGGCCCTCGCGGTCGGTCTGATCGTCCCGGCCGCCAACGCCCTGCAGGGCCAAGGCTCGGTGTACCTGGCCTGCTTCGCCTCGGGCATGCTCGGGGTCCAGATGTACAACCAGTTCGGGCAGGACACCTCGGCGTTCTGGATGGTCGCGCAGACCCTTTCCAGCACCCGCGACGCGTTCGTGGAACTGCGCGCCCGCGCCCTGGCCCTCGCGCTGGTCACCGTGCCCTACACGGCCGTGGTGGCGGCGGTGACGGCCGCCCTGGTCGGCGACTGGTCCGGTTTCCCGGGTGCGCTCGGCATGGCGCTGGCCCTGCTCGGCTCGATGCTGTGCACGGGAGCCCTGGCCTCGGCCCGCTTCCCGTACTCGATCCCCACCGACGGCGCCTTCAAGAACGTCGCCCCGGGGCAGGGCGCCCTGGCGTGGATGGGCATCTTCGGCGGCCTGTTCGCCTCGGCGCTGATCTGCGCCCCGGTGATCGTCCTCGCCATCTACTTCAGCACCACCGACCAGCAGTCCCTGGCCTGGATCCTGCTTCCCCTGGGCATCGCCTGGGGCACCCTGGCCGCCTGGGCGGGCCTGCGCTTCGCGGCCCCCACAGTGGCCCGCCGGATCCCGGAGATCCTGCTGGCGGTGAGCAAGGGCTGA